The following proteins come from a genomic window of Liolophura sinensis isolate JHLJ2023 chromosome 13, CUHK_Ljap_v2, whole genome shotgun sequence:
- the LOC135480711 gene encoding uncharacterized protein LOC135480711, whose protein sequence is MSAKVSTYLYKMTGLKMADKIKLDKVYNQEDCTPARGEHKRSAFALIAALSTALVLGAVFAGVIFHLQAEKSSANQEWISWKRLHGNIATHESVVINVKERTILMVSAEAYRLNAQNSLALHDFKVGYVALREFKRNRCFVTKVSHPDFEAVKTTVEARQGRDLAPQKVKLARLRPGNMTSSELGPTLSQFCAGVPAVWFDLTDDTGITKRRADDQQSHERLNCVYYEIDLPFWDSSVD, encoded by the exons ATGTCTGCAAAAGTCAGcacatatttgtacaaaatgaCGGGACTAAAAATGGCAGATAAGATAAAATTGGACAAAGtg TATAACCAAGAGGATTGTACTCCAGCTAGAGGAGAACACAAACGCTCTGCATTCGCCCTGATTGCTGCACTCTCCACCGCTTTGGTTCTTGGTGCCGTTTTTGCTGGGGTAATATTCCATCTCCAAGCCGAGAAAAGTTCCGCAAATCAAGAG tggATTTCGTGGAAGCGTCTCCATGGCAACATAGCGACTCACGAGTCGGTTGTCATCAACGTGAAGGAACGGACCATACTGATGGTGTCGGCCGAGGCTTACAGACTCAACGCTCAAAACTCTCTGGCCCTGCATGACTTCAAAGTG GGTTATGTTGCCCTGAGAGAATTCAAAAGGAACCGTTGTTTCGTGACTAAAGTTTCACATCCGGATTTTGAGGCTGTTAAAACTACCGTCGAAGCGAGACAG ggACGAGATCTGGCTCCACAGAAAGTGAAACTCGCCAGACTCCGGCCTGGGAATATGACGTCATCAGAGTTAGGCCCCACACTGAGCCAATTCTGCGCCGGCGTGCCCGCTGTCTGGTTTGATCTTACCGATGACACAG GAATTACAAAGAGGCGTGCTGACGACCAACAAAGCCATGAGAGACTCAACTGCGTGTATTATGAGATTGATCTACCTTTCTGGGACAGTTCagttgattaa